GTGGTTAGGTGCTCGTACTACTGTAAACCCATTTGCGGTTCAAGAAGTAGCAGACGCTTTAGAAGGTACTGATAAAATTGTTTTGATTAAAAACCCAATCAACCCAGATTTAGCTTTGTGGTTAGGTGGAGTTGAGCGTTTGTACAAAGCAAATATTAAAAACTTAGGAGTTATTCACAGAGGATTCTCTTCTTACAAGAAAACTCGTTACAGAAACGTTCCTCAATGGCAATTGCCAATTGAATTGAAACGTCAATTCCCAGATTTACCTATCATCAACGATCCATCTCACATTTGTGGAAATAGAACAGGAATCCAAGAAATTTCTCAAATCGCTTTAGATTTGAACTTTGAAGGATTGATGATTGAAACTCATATTACTCCAGATGACGCTTGGTCTGATGCTGCACAGCAAATTACTCCAGCTCGTTTGGTTGAGATTATGAACGATTTAAAAGTTCGTAAGCCTAAAGCTGAAGGAGAAACTTTAGATCAATTACAGCAGTTAAGAGCTGAGATTGATGTAATTGACAATCACATTATTGATACTTTAGCTGAGCGTATGAAAGTTGCTGCTCAAATAGGTGAGGTTAAAAAATCTAAGAATATCTCTGTTTTACAAGATGCTCGTTGGGGAGAAATTTTACAGAACATGGTAGCTGTTGGAGAAAAATCTGGTTTAAGCCAAGAATTTATCGAATCTGTTTTTAAAGCAATTCACCAAGAATCTATCAACAAGCAAGAAGAAATAGTTACTTCTAAGTAATTAAAAATTCTTTATAATATTTAAAAACGAGAACAAGGTAAACTTGTTCTCGTTTTTTATTTACCCTAATTTAAGAAACAAATAACTTTTTTATCTTTCCGATAGAATAAGTAAGTAGGAACAACTATTTTTACGGTATGAATGGAATTGTTACAAAATCTACAGGAAGTTGGTATTCAGTAAGAACTGAAGACGGAGAAGTGCATCAATGTAGAATTCCTGGAAAGTT
Above is a genomic segment from Wenyingzhuangia fucanilytica containing:
- a CDS encoding bifunctional 3-deoxy-7-phosphoheptulonate synthase/chorismate mutase type II, whose translation is MENKKELRTWLDDMKLDHPLVIAGPCSAETEEQVLKIAHELKDTDVTVFRAGVWKPRTRPGGFEGVGAVALPWLKKVKEQTGLLTAVEVANVAHVKLALEADVDILWLGARTTVNPFAVQEVADALEGTDKIVLIKNPINPDLALWLGGVERLYKANIKNLGVIHRGFSSYKKTRYRNVPQWQLPIELKRQFPDLPIINDPSHICGNRTGIQEISQIALDLNFEGLMIETHITPDDAWSDAAQQITPARLVEIMNDLKVRKPKAEGETLDQLQQLRAEIDVIDNHIIDTLAERMKVAAQIGEVKKSKNISVLQDARWGEILQNMVAVGEKSGLSQEFIESVFKAIHQESINKQEEIVTSK